GCCGCTTTCTCGTCTTTTCGCACTTCCGCCCACTCTCTTCCTCTTGCTCTCTCCGCTCGTCTTCGAGGTTTTCTATGCGAGAAGCTCCGATTTCTGATAGATAGAAGAAATAGAGGAAGTAGGAGGCGGCGGCTCTTTAAAGATTTGATTTTGGGGTCGTTTTCTTCATAGACGAGCTCGGTTGCGCCGGCTCCGGTGAAAAGATTTCTCCTCTCGGTGACGGTCGTCTCGGAAGCGCAAGCTTCGTCGGAAAGGGATAGAAGAAGAAGGCCTGAGAAGAGCAAGAGCATAGCCCTATTCCGATCCAAGATTTCTGGTAAGTTTCCGAACCGTTCAAAAGATAGTGGTTCCTTACCTTCTTCTCTTAATCCGAGCAAAGAAAAAGATCAGTTCAGTTAAAGGGGGTTTTACTGATTCATCGATCGCTGCAATCCGAAAACGATCCAAGATCAGAAAAAATGAATTACAAAACATCCAGGACTTGTCCATCCCCTGTTTTTCGTTTGCTGTTTCggatttttccctttttttgtgGTTTTCCGTTTGCTTGATGCCGGTTTTCCGTTTCAATAGTTACCGATTATGGCCGGATGAGCGCTTGGCAGTGGCAGAATCCGCTTTGGGAAAGAGTTGTTCTGCGTCATGACTGGTGGTATGTCACAAATAGGAACCCGCTGTATTCCGTATcggaataaaataaaagaactctatTTTTGTAATCGAGGATGAGTCATCCGATCTGACCCAATTCATTTAGATTTGATTCGACCGACTTAGGCTAGATCCGGTCTATTTTAAAAGATCTGTGTGGCTAAGTCGCATTCTAAAATTCAACTCGTTTTATTTTTCGAGCCATGTTtggatttattaattttttttcgatCAGACCTATTATTTTTTGGATGAATTTTAGATCGTTTACTCTACAACTCGGCTTGACGCGACCTAAATCCAGATATATCTTTAGGGCCCATATGAAGATTTTGGATCTTGATTTTTTCTTAATATAGCCGGTATTCCTTGAACTCTATGCGAAAACAGTTTTAAATGCAAAGGATTGGTCGTCAAGAGCTTTTCGTGAAGCTTTTCAACCACTTCTCATGCATTTGGAGCATGAGAATTTTAAGACTCGTGGTTCTGTCGCCCATCAAAATGCTAAAACGGAATCTAGAGATTGTGTTGGAATCTGTTGGAGATTTATTAAAATCAATCaatcttgaagcacaagtctcACCATCCAAATCAGTGTCCTCATGTACGCTCCAGGATCAGGAGAAGGATGACCAAATCTATTAAAATCACGTACTTCgtcaagaaaattaaaaacaatgttATTTTGTTTGTTAAAAAGAACAGTATCATTCTCTCGACTGAATCTTTGGGTTACTGTACTTTatataattgaatattttgCAAACCTATAAACATAATATTTGAACCTATGAAATCAGCAGCAGTGTTTATGGCCAATTTGGTATAGGTGGCTAATTATGCTATAGAACTTTTGCTAGATTATCTGAAATCGATCCGGATCCAGACCCGATCGGACTCGAATGACGGATAGGGTCAGAAATTTTAACCGTGGATCTAACTTGATTTATTCCCATATTCTATTGGGTCGGATTTGGGTTCAATATTAAAATCTGAATAAGAAAAGTCACTTATGACTCGGTCCGGTCTTACCTATTTGCACCCCTGACTATTTGCTATCACAAGGATGTAATGCTAGAATTATACTTTACCTTGGTTTTCAACTTTAGATTACGTTACTGTTACTTATAGGTAATTATTCTTTTGAGTTGCCACTGCTGTGCTTGGGTCGCTCACGCCAAGGCTCGCCTAATTCTTTTGCCGTTATACCGGTCCTTTCCCTTGGTTGGATCTCTTTTAACGGATGGACGCTTTAACTGGCTTTGGTGCTCCGAACCGGCCCATTTACATCGCTGGACTCCTTTGCTCTAAGATCTGATTTTGTCCAAAACATTCTATCTCTTCGCTGCGTGCACTGGAAATATTCAAACCACCAATCTGATTTTTCTTTGTCAAATTAGTCATGCAAACCACCAAATTATAAGGCATAGATCTAACCCTCTCTAGATAATCATTTTTCCATCTTTGCCATGATTTTTATTTCCTCCCCTTATTAAATCCTAATTTATCTTTGTCTAGGCGTTCCAGGCACTCCACACTGGCCTGATTCATTCAATGAAAGCTAGCTTATAACTGTTAAAAGTCATCATTTATCTCATGCAAACGTGATGAATGCACTGGAAACGAACAGTTACCCCACAAGcttatttgaaatatttgacaTGGGTCTACATGATAAATAAACCGCAGCCTATTGAGAGGATGGTATTGAAATTATTCCCTTCATTCTCAACACTAGCATGGGGCCTTAATCAATATATGGATTTGATAGTTGGGACTTGGGACCGAGTGGTGCAGGTGGACTTGGACTGTGCTGTGTGCAAGTACGGACTATAATCTTGTTGCTGTTAAAATTCGACGTCTTCAGACAAGTTTCCGGTGAAGAACGTTTATAGAGAAGCTAGCAGGACTGCGGACTGAGTGCCTCATGGTAGCTGATCATTTTAGGGGATCTTGTGAATATGTGAGGTGTTGTTTTTTCGGTATTTTTAGATATATCTACATTAAAGATGGATGAGTCATCTGTTatagtgagaaaaaaaaaaaacaccttcAGACTTCATGCTGATAGAATTTAGGCCGCAAACCAGCTATTTGTCACCACTACCATATTCTAGGTTTTTTTCATTTAAAAAGAATTATATTCTAGATTCCTCTTGGCAAGCAAaagcttttgtttttttctcccttttcctcTGCATTCTAAATATAGTATTTTTTTAATGTCGGATTGCGGCATTTGTCCGATCATGCCCATGGGACATGCTCCCATCAATGCGAGAATCTCATGGAGAAAAATTATTAAATTGAATAATGggagatttttaatttttttatttggaaTATAGTGCAATTATTgttcttttttaattaattgaagCTCTGTACTGTAGCTTTGTCGGCATCTTTGCTCTACGGCTTCCCCTTCCTTTCGCTTTCCCCCTCTTTAAAATCTCCTTTCcttattctttttcatttttatagCAAAATAACCCCGCTTCTAAGGGAACCTCTCCTTTAGGACAACAGAGACCGCTGCCGTCGGATTGGCTCTCGGTGCCGTTGGATTGCTTCTGGCGGACGCTTCAGCCACTCGTTCCTCTTCTCCCGTCCTCGCACCAgtttctttctaattttctgaGGCTGTTCGATCTCCTCTCCCGGTCAAAATCAGGGTTTTCTCTTCCTGAATAGACGAATAGTGGAAGAGACGAGGCCGGCGCCATCTAACCTGGAGTCACCGAGCAAGCCCTTCACCAAGATGTTCCGCATCCGCCGCCGCCGGGACGCCACCGGCTCCGTCGGAGGCAGCGGTAATGGTGTCGTCCCGGGCAAAGATAGGCCAATCATGGAGAAGCTCAAGCTCTCAGGAAAACCTCAGAGACTACTTCTCCGCCATGCCCTCCGAGCCTCACAAAGGCGAGGAtgagaagcagcagcagcagcactcGCAGAAGAAGCTGTCCTCCAAGGATAAAGAGGCGATGGAATCCCTCCTCGCCAACCTCTTCGCCAGCATCTCCGCCATCAAGGCCGCCTACGCCCAGCTCCAGGTGGCTCAGTCCCCCTACGATCCCGACTCCATCCAGTCCGCTGACCAGGCCGTGGTCTCCGAGCTCAAGCACCTCTCCGTCCTCAAGCAGTCCTACCTCAGCAAGCAGCTCCAATCCACCGCTCCACCGGTCTCCCAGCCGGCCCTGGAGGCCCGGAACCAGGAGCAGCGCAGCCTCCTCAAGACCTACCAGATCACCACCAAGAAGCTCGAGGCCGAGCTCCAGCTCAGGGACTCCGACATCCTCTCCCTCCAAGCCCAGCTCCAAGCCCTGGAGAAGCAGAACCGAGCCCTCGACGCCAGGCTCCACCCGGGCCGCTCGCTGTCCGCGCTCGACGACCTCCACCTCTCCGGGCTGAACCCCACCCATTTCCTCACCGCGCTGCGGTACACCGTGAAATCGATCCGGTGCTTCGTCAAGCTGATGGTTAAGGAGATGGAATCAGCCGGGTGGGACCTTGACGCCGCGGCCGGATCCATCCAGCCCGACGTACTTCGCCGGAAGCCCAGCCACCGGATCTTCGCCTTCGAATCATTCGTCTGCCAGAAAATGTTCTCCGACTTCCATCGCCGGGACTTCAATCTTAGCTCCTTGGCAGACCGATCCACTTGGGACCGGCGCCGGTTCTTCGACGAGTTCACCGAGCTCAAATTCGTGAAAATAAAGCAGGCTTTCGAAGGGGGAACCCAAAAGTCGGCGTTGGGGAAGTTCATAAGGGCGAAGTATTTGGCCCTGGTCCACCCGAAGATGGAGGCGTCGTTCGTTGGTAGTCT
This is a stretch of genomic DNA from Phoenix dactylifera cultivar Barhee BC4 chromosome 9, palm_55x_up_171113_PBpolish2nd_filt_p, whole genome shotgun sequence. It encodes these proteins:
- the LOC103710272 gene encoding protein GRAVITROPIC IN THE LIGHT 1, with the translated sequence MVSSRAKIGQSWRSSSSQENLRDYFSAMPSEPHKGEDEKQQQQHSQKKLSSKDKEAMESLLANLFASISAIKAAYAQLQVAQSPYDPDSIQSADQAVVSELKHLSVLKQSYLSKQLQSTAPPVSQPALEARNQEQRSLLKTYQITTKKLEAELQLRDSDILSLQAQLQALEKQNRALDARLHPGRSLSALDDLHLSGLNPTHFLTALRYTVKSIRCFVKLMVKEMESAGWDLDAAAGSIQPDVLRRKPSHRIFAFESFVCQKMFSDFHRRDFNLSSLADRSTWDRRRFFDEFTELKFVKIKQAFEGGTQKSALGKFIRAKYLALVHPKMEASFVGSLEQRALVSSGQGFPVSAFFSGFAEMARRVWLLHCLFFSFGPGEGSIFQARQGCRFSEVYMESVAEEEDDDDDAAGLRPPTVGFTVVPGFRVGKTLIQCKVSIASSAPQMGGRS